The genomic region CGAGATCGAACTGATAGCGCGGAAACTCGCCCCAGCCGACGCCGAGCAGCGGGTGCGTGCGGAACATCGTCCAGCCGTATTTCCACAGCGCAAGACGCGGCGCAATCTGGTTCGCGTCCTGCATGCGTTCCGCCGCCGATTGCGCGAGACCGAGCTGATAGCGCACGTTGATCCAGCGCACGGCTGCGTTCACCGCGACGAACAGCACGGCCAGCGCAACCGGAATCAGCCACGCGCGGATATCGCGGCGGTCGCGTCCGCCGCTCGATACGGGATCGTCGGCATCGGCGGCGGCGCCTGCGCGCCCGCGCGCGAAGGCCATCCACCATCCCGCGACCACGAGCACGCCCGTCTGTAGCCACGGTCCGCGCGATACGGTGAGCGCGAGCCCGAAAGAAAGCACCGCCGACACGACGACCCACACGGCGACGGGCATGCGGCGCGTCTGCACGAAGTAGAGCGCGCCCGCCATCGCGAACGAAATGACGGTCGCGAGGTGATTGGCCTGCGCCATGTTGCCGAAAGGCCGCCGCTGGATCGCGACGTTGTAAGCGACGACGAACGGCGCGAACTTCGCCTCGGCGTGGAACAACTGCACCGTCTGGCAAAAGACGGCGAAGAGCCCGCCCACGATTAGCGCCGCCGCGCCGACGCGCAGCGCCTTTTCAGCCAGCCCCGCACGCGCGAAGCCGAAGCCCGTATGCACCGCGACGAACGACGCGAGCAGATACGCGCCGCCGAGCCAGTTCATCGACGGCTGCGCGACGGGCAGCAGCGCCGTCTGCGCGACCACGACGATGCCGAACGCGAGCGGCATCAGCGCGACGACCGGCGATGCGAACGGCACGCGCGGTTCCGAGACGCGCACGAGCAGCGCGACCGTCGCGCCGAGCGCAAGGTACAGGGCGAGCGCGCTGTACTCGGCATAGAAGGTCGGAATCGGGTAAGTGTGGTTGACGACGCCGAAAGGAATCGTCAACGCGAGACACAAAACGGCGAAACAGAGAAAACGCGCGTATCGAGAAAGCATGAGGGGCTGGGAACGTCGGGAACCGGCGCACTATACAAAACTTTGCGTCCGCTGTGCGCCGCATGCCCGTAAATGCCGCGAAATGACCGTCGGACGCGCGGGAGCGCGTTGCCTCTCGCCCCCGCTCGACGCATCCCGCTTCAGGCGCGGCACTCCGGCGGTGCAAGATTGCCCGGCAGCGTCGGCGCCTGTGCCGGCGCCGGTCCCGCGCCCGGCGCCGGGAGCGAGGACGCCGCCTTGGCCCCGGCGAAGCACTCCCAGGTGATCGTGCCCGCCTGCACCGAGCCGCGCGTCAGCGCGACGCGCGCGGTCGGCGTCTCGGCGTTGTCGGGCGCGGACGGCACGAGCACGAGCGTGTTCGATCCCTCCGGCGCGACGCGCGTGCTGTATGCAATCGTGATCTGGCCGCTGTCGCTGTCGACGTGAATCGATTCCACATTGCGCGTGGCGGGCGGCGACGCGTAGGCGTTTGCGAGATCCGCGCCACTCGACGCGTTCTCCGCCACCGCGAGCCGCGCCGATGCCGCGAGCGCCATGCCCTCGCCTACGCGGCTGCGCGCCAGATAGTCCTGATACGCGGGAATCGCGTAGGCCGCGACCACGCCGACGATCGCCAGCACGATCATCAATTCGATCAGCGTGAAGCCGTTCGCGCCCGCTTTCGCGCGCGTGAGCCATGCGCCCCATCCTAGCCGCTCACGCGGCGCCTTCAAACTCAAAGCCGTGCTCGTCATTGCTGCTCCCAAAAGACAAAAAGCGCCGGCCGCGCAATGCGAACCGACGCTTTCATCGTATTGGGCGAGCACGCGCCGCAACAGTCGGCCATTCGGCCTAGGCGCGAAACGCGGGCATGTCAGCCGGTGGCGCGCCTGGCGACCGCGAGCGCGCGGCGTTTCATCAGCCAGCCGATCACTATCACGAAGCCCGCGCCGGCCACGCGCGCCGCGTAGCCCGCCGCGTCCGTATTGAGGGACGGCCAGCGGTCGATGAACGGATCGTCGATGATGAGGCCCCCCGCGATCCATCCGAGCAGCCCCGCGCCCAGCAACACGACGGCCGGGAAGCGGTCAAGGAGCTTCAGCACCAGCGTGCTGCCCCACACGATCAGCGGAATGCTCACCAGAAGCCCGAACACGACGAGCGTCAGGCGATGCCTCGGATCGGCAGCCTCGGCTGCACCCGCGATCGCGATGACGTTATCGAGGCTCATGACTGCATCCGCGACGATGATCGTCTTCACCGCCGCCCAGAGCTTGTCGGAAGAACTGATCTCGTGCGCGTCCTGGCCGGGCTGCATCAGCTTCACGCCGATCCACAGCAGCAGCAGGCCGCCCAGGAACTTGAGGAACGGCACGTCCAGCAGGAACACGGCGAACGCGATCAGCACGACGCGCAGCAGTATCGCGCCGAGGGTGCCGAACACGATGCCGCGCGTGCGCTGCGTAGCGGGAAGATCGCGGCACGCAAGCGCAATCACGACGGCGTTGTCGCCGCCCAGCAAGATGTCGATGACGATGATCTGGACGACCGCGCTCCAGTGGAGCGTCGAGAAAAAATCGAGCATGTGCGGAAAACAAAAAAAGCGAGGAAGCCTGCGCTCCCTCGCTTTCATTCGGCCTGTTACGAAAGGATTCGGTAAGCGTACCAAACCCTGACGTTTCGTGCCTGACTGCTTCCGGCTCTTAGATCACCGACTTCAGCAGGCGGCCCATTTCGGACGGATTCTTCGTGACCTTGATGCCGCACGCGTCCATGATTTCGAGCTTGGCGTCCGCCGTGTCCGCACCGCCCGAGATCAGCGCGCCTGCGTGGCCCATGCGCTTGCCCGGGGGCGCCGTCACGCCCGCGATGAAGCCGACGACCGGCTTCTTCATGTTGTCCTTGATCCAGTAAGCGGCGTTCGCTTCGTCCGGACCGCCGATCTCGCCGATCATGATGACGGCGTCCGTTTCCGGATCGTCGTTGAACATCTTCATGACGTCGATGTGCTTGAGACCGTTGATCGGATCGCCGCCGATACCCACCGCCGACGACTGGCCGAGGCCGAGCGCCGTCAATTGGCCGACCGCTTCGTACGTCAGCGTGCCCGAACGCGACACGACGCCGATGCGGCCCTTGCGGTGAATGTGACCCGGCATGATGCCGATCTTCAGCTCGTCCGGCGTGATCGTGCCGGGGCAGTTCGGTCCGAGCAGCAGCGTCTTGCGGTTTTCGCGGCGCATGCGGTCCTTGATTTCGAGCATGTCGCGAACCGGAATGCCTTCGGTGATGCAGATGGCGAGATCGAGGTCGGCTTCGACGGCTTCCCAGATCGCAGCAGC from Caballeronia sp. Lep1P3 harbors:
- a CDS encoding Wzy polymerase domain-containing protein, which encodes MLSRYARFLCFAVLCLALTIPFGVVNHTYPIPTFYAEYSALALYLALGATVALLVRVSEPRVPFASPVVALMPLAFGIVVVAQTALLPVAQPSMNWLGGAYLLASFVAVHTGFGFARAGLAEKALRVGAAALIVGGLFAVFCQTVQLFHAEAKFAPFVVAYNVAIQRRPFGNMAQANHLATVISFAMAGALYFVQTRRMPVAVWVVVSAVLSFGLALTVSRGPWLQTGVLVVAGWWMAFARGRAGAAADADDPVSSGGRDRRDIRAWLIPVALAVLFVAVNAAVRWINVRYQLGLAQSAAERMQDANQIAPRLALWKYGWTMFRTHPLLGVGWGEFPRYQFDLVRDLGGVEIANNAHDIFIDLLAKTGLIGVAVLVAGIVLWLIRVLRAPHTPARIFALSLLGVLLMHALVEYPQQYMFFLMPAMLVFGLLETRPLRLVARPVSYGVYAVLVAGGLIALYPTMRDYNRAEVLYYGSRPAEQYRDDPAFLFGAWGEYGAATLLPMNAQDLESKLEAHRQAMALLPGETVLRRYAVLQALAGQRAEALDTTARLKIFATELHDWPAQLDSLYRSIDEIGAPLASFRAELVKRYGAPAGEEAQPDDDADE
- a CDS encoding pilin, yielding MTSTALSLKAPRERLGWGAWLTRAKAGANGFTLIELMIVLAIVGVVAAYAIPAYQDYLARSRVGEGMALAASARLAVAENASSGADLANAYASPPATRNVESIHVDSDSGQITIAYSTRVAPEGSNTLVLVPSAPDNAETPTARVALTRGSVQAGTITWECFAGAKAASSLPAPGAGPAPAQAPTLPGNLAPPECRA
- the sucD gene encoding succinate--CoA ligase subunit alpha, which produces MSILINKDTKVITQGITGKTGQFHTRACREYANGREAFVAGVNPKKAGEDFEGIPIYASVKEAKAETGATVSVIYVPPAGAAAAIWEAVEADLDLAICITEGIPVRDMLEIKDRMRRENRKTLLLGPNCPGTITPDELKIGIMPGHIHRKGRIGVVSRSGTLTYEAVGQLTALGLGQSSAVGIGGDPINGLKHIDVMKMFNDDPETDAVIMIGEIGGPDEANAAYWIKDNMKKPVVGFIAGVTAPPGKRMGHAGALISGGADTADAKLEIMDACGIKVTKNPSEMGRLLKSVI
- a CDS encoding TerC family protein, with amino-acid sequence MLDFFSTLHWSAVVQIIVIDILLGGDNAVVIALACRDLPATQRTRGIVFGTLGAILLRVVLIAFAVFLLDVPFLKFLGGLLLLWIGVKLMQPGQDAHEISSSDKLWAAVKTIIVADAVMSLDNVIAIAGAAEAADPRHRLTLVVFGLLVSIPLIVWGSTLVLKLLDRFPAVVLLGAGLLGWIAGGLIIDDPFIDRWPSLNTDAAGYAARVAGAGFVIVIGWLMKRRALAVARRATG